The DNA sequence GATTTAATATAAACCATTTTGCAGAAGTCTTTAATTGATTATTGGTAATAAACTTAATTAAAATCTTTAAAATTTTACCATTGGATTGAGACCACCTTTCTTTTAAATCGCTATCTTCTAATAAAGAGTAAGTCTCTAGAGCTCCCACATGCCCCCTTTCATTAAGTTTTTTATTTAATTGATCAGAATGCCTTCTCCAATAAAGAATAGCATTGGTGTCTGTACCCGTAATTCCGAAAGGTAAAACTCTAAGGAAATGAGATAAATCTATATTCCTATCCCAACCTCCTGCATCAATAAGGTCTTTTGTTCTAAGCGTAAGCATGCCTCCAGGGACTCTATACATAGAGCCTTTGTTAATAAAATCTAATACTAAATCAATACCTGGCATATATCTGGGCCTTATATTAATTTTTTTATCTTGAAGCTCTGATTGGTTAATTCCTTTATCATCCATACTAATCGGCCTTCCCGAGGCAGTAATACAATCTGGATTTTCATGAAAAAGATTAACCATAGATTGAATATAATTTTCTGATAAAAGATCATCAAAGGACTTATAAAGAACAAACTGACCAGTAACCTTATCTTTAAGAGCTTTATTTAGAATATCTTTTAATGCCGAACCAGGATCTTCCCATGAAAAATG is a window from the SAR86 cluster bacterium genome containing:
- a CDS encoding glycosyltransferase family 2 protein, with the protein product MDQNNQEPLFTVITDVFWRLDLFKPGLESLINQTYNNLEIVIINNGASEDIKDFIFKTSQKDERVKVLEFTENHFSWEDPGSALKDILNKALKDKVTGQFVLYKSFDDLLSENYIQSMVNLFHENPDCITASGRPISMDDKGINQSELQDKKINIRPRYMPGIDLVLDFINKGSMYRVPGGMLTLRTKDLIDAGGWDRNIDLSHFLRVLPFGITGTDTNAILYWRRHSDQLNKKLNERGHVGALETYSLLEDSDLKERWSQSNGKILKILIKFITNNQLKTSAKWFILNLYHFKFKSMLITLSEERFSLMFIRFLPKYIWQFRMIFIVNIIKIFRPLFRLPFILIDKYFPSLKEGNSLFKRILEFIKKS